A region of Massilia sp. WG5 DNA encodes the following proteins:
- a CDS encoding LytTR family DNA-binding domain-containing protein, whose product MDTKTVFIAEDEPLAREVLRDAIYAHQGLRLVGEAGDGATALEQIDRIRPDVVFMDIQMPEMTGLEVLRRLRCTPDIVFTTAYDQYAVTAFELNAIDYLLKPFTRARFDAAVARLLESPAPPRAIVDAALAQAVQRAPGRLERILVRDRGRIFPLSLNEIEYLKADSKYTAIAARGQTFLVRIGISELEVQLDPARFIRVHRSALVNLDFVDSMRADEQSQLVIQMRDGTVLTASREASKVLREMAI is encoded by the coding sequence TTGGACACGAAAACCGTATTCATTGCCGAGGACGAGCCGCTGGCCCGCGAGGTCCTGCGCGACGCCATCTACGCGCACCAGGGGCTGCGCCTGGTCGGCGAGGCCGGCGACGGCGCCACGGCGCTCGAACAGATCGACCGGATCCGTCCCGACGTCGTCTTCATGGACATCCAGATGCCGGAGATGACCGGACTGGAAGTGCTGCGCCGCCTGCGCTGCACGCCCGACATCGTGTTCACCACCGCCTACGACCAGTACGCGGTGACGGCCTTCGAACTGAACGCGATCGATTATTTGCTCAAGCCGTTCACCCGCGCCCGCTTCGACGCCGCCGTGGCGCGCCTGCTGGAGTCGCCCGCGCCGCCGCGCGCGATCGTCGACGCGGCCCTGGCGCAGGCGGTCCAGCGTGCGCCGGGCCGGCTGGAGCGCATCCTGGTGCGCGACCGCGGCCGCATCTTCCCGCTGTCGCTGAACGAGATCGAATACCTGAAGGCCGATTCCAAGTACACGGCGATCGCCGCGCGCGGCCAGACCTTCCTGGTCCGCATCGGCATCTCCGAACTCGAAGTCCAGCTCGACCCGGCCCGCTTCATCCGCGTGCACCGCTCGGCGCTGGTAAACCTGGACTTCGTCGATTCGATGCGGGCGGACGAGCAGTCGCAGCTGGTGATCCAGATGCGCGACGGGACGGTGCTGACGGCGAGCAGGGAGGCCTCGAAGGTGCTGCGCGAGATGGCCATCTAG
- the panB gene encoding 3-methyl-2-oxobutanoate hydroxymethyltransferase, with protein sequence MSGYLQGKDMAAPGADQAAQAPVAAPAKPVPMAVTIPSLRAMRAAGQKIAMLTCYDASFAALMDRCGVEILLIGDSLGMVCAGYDSTLPVTVADVAYHTASVVRGRKNALVLADLPFGSYGTREQAYDSCATLMRAGAQMVKIEGGAWLAETVRFLVERGIPVCAHIGLTPQFVHQLGGYKVQGKTSEGADQLKRDAQALQDAGAAIVLLEAVPAALGKEVTEMLQVPTIGIGAGPDCSGQVLVMHDLLGVFPGRKARFVKNFMDGQTSIDAAVQAYVAAVKDGSFPAPEHCF encoded by the coding sequence ATGAGCGGATATTTGCAGGGCAAGGACATGGCGGCGCCGGGCGCGGACCAGGCTGCGCAGGCGCCGGTGGCCGCACCGGCCAAACCGGTGCCGATGGCCGTGACCATCCCGTCGCTGCGCGCGATGCGCGCGGCCGGCCAGAAGATTGCCATGCTCACCTGCTACGACGCCAGCTTTGCCGCGCTGATGGACCGCTGCGGCGTCGAGATCCTGCTGATCGGCGACTCGCTGGGCATGGTCTGCGCCGGCTACGACTCGACCCTGCCGGTGACGGTGGCCGATGTCGCCTACCACACCGCCTCCGTGGTGCGCGGCCGCAAGAACGCGCTGGTACTGGCCGACCTGCCCTTCGGCAGCTACGGCACCAGGGAACAGGCCTACGACAGCTGCGCCACCCTGATGCGCGCCGGCGCCCAGATGGTCAAGATCGAAGGCGGCGCCTGGCTGGCCGAGACCGTACGCTTCCTGGTCGAGCGCGGCATCCCGGTATGCGCCCACATCGGCCTGACCCCGCAATTCGTGCACCAGCTGGGCGGCTACAAGGTGCAGGGCAAGACCAGCGAAGGCGCCGACCAGCTCAAGCGCGACGCCCAGGCCCTGCAGGACGCCGGCGCGGCCATCGTGCTGCTCGAAGCGGTGCCGGCGGCGCTGGGCAAGGAAGTGACCGAAATGCTGCAGGTGCCGACCATCGGCATCGGCGCCGGTCCCGACTGCTCGGGCCAGGTGCTGGTGATGCACGACCTGCTGGGCGTCTTCCCGGGCCGCAAGGCGCGCTTCGTGAAGAACTTCATGGACGGGCAGACCAGCATCGACGCCGCCGTGCAGGCCTATGTGGCGGCGGTCAAGGACGGCAGCTTCCCGGCGCCGGAACACTGCTTCTGA
- the thpR gene encoding RNA 2',3'-cyclic phosphodiesterase has protein sequence MAGATRLFLALWPDPAVREQLREWRELWAWPRGATPVHTDKLHLTLHFLGNQPSDSLPALLDGLAVPMSPFRLQLGVAELWHKGIAVLSPSSVPQELLDLHAALARALTGVGLPLEPRAYRPHVTMARRATGAAVPPQGPAIDWLADHYALVESKTGDGSGYTVLREYR, from the coding sequence ATGGCCGGCGCCACCCGCCTGTTCCTCGCGCTCTGGCCGGACCCTGCCGTGCGCGAGCAGTTGCGCGAGTGGCGTGAGCTGTGGGCCTGGCCGCGCGGCGCCACGCCCGTCCACACCGATAAACTGCACCTGACGCTGCACTTCCTCGGCAACCAGCCGAGCGACAGCCTGCCGGCGCTGCTCGACGGCCTGGCGGTGCCCATGTCGCCGTTCCGGCTGCAGCTGGGCGTTGCGGAGCTGTGGCATAAGGGGATCGCGGTGCTGTCGCCGTCGTCGGTCCCCCAGGAGCTGCTGGACCTGCATGCGGCGCTGGCAAGGGCCCTGACCGGCGTCGGCCTGCCGCTGGAGCCGCGCGCCTACCGGCCGCACGTGACCATGGCGCGGCGGGCGACGGGCGCCGCGGTCCCGCCGCAGGGGCCGGCGATCGACTGGTTGGCCGACCATTACGCGCTGGTGGAATCGAAGACCGGGGATGGCAGCGGCTATACCGTGCTGCGCGAATACCGATAA
- a CDS encoding peptidylprolyl isomerase, with protein sequence MAGIVRIDDTVIDTEDFIRTLKLSGQFEGLVEQMVRDRLTVLAARKQGLQPAPEAVQERADQFRRILGLHRATDMNHYLDVLGVSLDEFEDFIVDGLLQEKMMEKVCSQQAVEHYFKLNSPKFDSVEISHIVLDSEGKAKEMLSALTDDPDSFAEMVSEHSVGEARENGGVIGRVLRGSLKPDIEARVFSAAAGDLLGPFPTADRTLFEIYMVNARHPATLDEDTTVEVRRLLREEWLAARAQEHIIEACPAR encoded by the coding sequence ATGGCCGGGATTGTGCGCATCGACGATACCGTCATCGATACCGAAGACTTCATCCGGACACTCAAGCTGAGCGGGCAGTTCGAAGGGCTCGTCGAGCAGATGGTGCGCGACAGGCTGACCGTGCTGGCGGCCAGGAAGCAGGGGCTGCAGCCCGCGCCGGAAGCGGTGCAGGAGCGTGCCGACCAGTTCCGGCGCATCCTGGGACTGCACCGGGCGACCGACATGAACCACTACCTCGACGTACTGGGCGTCAGCCTCGACGAGTTCGAGGATTTCATCGTCGACGGCCTGCTCCAGGAAAAGATGATGGAAAAGGTGTGCAGCCAGCAAGCCGTCGAGCACTATTTCAAACTCAATTCGCCGAAGTTCGACAGCGTCGAGATCAGCCATATCGTGCTCGATTCCGAAGGCAAGGCCAAGGAAATGCTGTCCGCATTGACCGACGATCCGGACAGCTTTGCCGAGATGGTAAGCGAGCATTCGGTGGGCGAGGCGCGCGAGAATGGCGGGGTGATCGGCAGAGTGCTGCGCGGTTCGTTGAAACCCGACATCGAGGCGCGCGTGTTCAGCGCCGCGGCCGGCGATTTGCTCGGGCCGTTTCCCACGGCCGACCGGACGCTGTTCGAAATCTACATGGTCAACGCCAGGCATCCGGCAACGCTGGACGAGGACACGACGGTGGAGGTACGCCGGCTTCTGCGCGAGGAATGGCTGGCGGCGCGGGCGCAGGAACACATCATCGAGGCCTGTCCCGCGCGCTGA
- a CDS encoding glutamine synthetase family protein has translation MSEAGGGSMRDFLRDHNIHEVECVIADMTGIARGKILPKDLFLSGEHMRLPKSVLLNTVHGEQPNNTPYVGSIDPDMVCVPDPATMRVVPWATERVACVIHDCRNFDGSLVELAPRSVLRRVLDKYRERGWQPVVAPEMEFYLVARNTNPHEPLSPPTGRSGFTEQGRQSYSIDAVNDFDPFFLELSAFCKQHELGVETLIHEAGAGQMEINFTHGDALELADRVFLFKRAVRETALRHGIFATFMAKPMETEPGSAMHVHQSVVELATGRNIFSNEDGSESTLFRQFIGGLEKYVPPSTLLFAPHVNSYRRLSRFQSAPMNVHWGYDNRTCGIRVPNSTPLNRRVENRVPGVDVNPYLAMAATLACGWLGMTGGLQPAAPTVDSAEHIHGELPRNLEDAIQQLRGCPALSAMLGPLFVEAFCEVKELEFATFSRVISSWEREHLMLLV, from the coding sequence ATGAGCGAGGCGGGCGGCGGTTCGATGCGGGACTTTCTGCGTGACCACAATATCCACGAGGTGGAGTGCGTCATCGCGGACATGACCGGCATCGCCCGCGGCAAGATCCTCCCGAAAGACCTGTTCCTGTCCGGCGAGCACATGCGCCTGCCCAAGAGCGTGCTGCTGAACACCGTCCACGGCGAGCAGCCGAACAACACGCCCTATGTCGGCTCGATCGATCCGGACATGGTCTGCGTGCCCGATCCGGCCACCATGCGGGTCGTGCCCTGGGCTACCGAGCGGGTCGCCTGCGTGATCCACGATTGCCGGAACTTCGACGGCAGCCTGGTCGAACTGGCGCCGCGTTCGGTGCTGCGGCGCGTGCTGGACAAATACCGCGAGCGCGGCTGGCAACCGGTGGTGGCGCCCGAGATGGAGTTCTACCTGGTGGCGCGCAACACCAATCCGCACGAACCCCTGAGTCCGCCGACCGGGCGCAGCGGCTTCACGGAGCAGGGACGGCAGTCGTATTCGATCGACGCCGTCAACGACTTCGATCCCTTCTTCCTGGAACTGTCCGCCTTCTGCAAGCAGCACGAGCTGGGCGTCGAAACCCTGATCCACGAAGCCGGCGCCGGCCAGATGGAGATCAATTTTACGCATGGCGACGCGCTCGAGCTGGCCGACCGCGTGTTCCTGTTCAAGCGCGCGGTGCGCGAGACGGCGCTGCGGCACGGCATCTTCGCCACCTTCATGGCCAAGCCGATGGAAACCGAGCCGGGCAGCGCCATGCACGTGCACCAGAGCGTGGTCGAGCTTGCTACCGGCCGGAACATCTTTTCGAACGAGGATGGCAGCGAAAGCACGCTGTTCCGTCAATTCATCGGCGGACTGGAAAAATACGTGCCTCCAAGCACCTTATTGTTCGCGCCCCATGTCAATTCCTACCGGCGCCTGTCGCGCTTCCAGTCGGCGCCGATGAACGTGCACTGGGGCTACGACAACCGCACCTGCGGCATCCGCGTGCCGAATTCCACGCCGCTCAACCGCCGGGTCGAGAACCGCGTGCCGGGCGTCGACGTGAATCCCTACCTGGCGATGGCGGCGACCCTGGCCTGCGGCTGGCTCGGCATGACCGGCGGCCTGCAGCCGGCCGCGCCGACCGTGGACAGCGCCGAGCACATCCACGGCGAACTGCCGCGCAACCTCGAAGATGCGATCCAGCAGCTGCGCGGCTGCCCGGCGCTCAGCGCCATGCTGGGGCCGCTGTTCGTGGAAGCCTTCTGCGAGGTGAAGGAGCTGGAGTTCGCGACCTTCTCGCGGGTGATCAGTTCCTGGGAGCGGGAACACTTGATGCTGCTGGTGTGA
- a CDS encoding peptidase domain-containing ABC transporter: protein MDSVAQQQQSPAEFLAAVEILSVFTAEELEQLAAAIETRAYAFGDTICSAGDAADGLYVIRTGSVRVFSEEHGKETSMGVRKTGEVFAEIAMLRSYRHELSARAALKTEVWFIPRTAIEPVVARNPAALDFINNYVAVSAAGGLVARLFDLRGKVSKPELDDFVRSVGVKRVGAGKEILKQGSRDDRRLYVVRQGKVRVVVHDSTDEFVVATLGPGEIFGERASLMRQEQPATVVAVTDATVLVIPEKSAHFILERNAKFREAVEDRIRFFERELHRQKKLAERRKRPVVLDLASHPEHGENLIKRFAWVEQAEEMDCGAACLAMLCRHYGINMTLGKLRELANVTTQGATLDSLARAGEALGFGTRGVQCTYDALLGFELPFIVHWEGYHYVVVYGVSPGQVWVADPAVGFKKLSVEEFERGWSGTCLVFTPGEQLQQLTAARSPWLRFVGYLRPYRKILLHLFLATFVIQMLGIVPPLIIQNILDGVLVHQNVGLLHLLILGFVISTVFTQIMSTLRAYLSNYMVRNLDFSMMAQFFKHTMSLPYSFFAKRKTGDILARFSENQTIRAFLTESTVTTLLNLLMVFMYFTLLFFYNVKLTLLLIGFVIPIVALTVLATPRIKAYAREVFSASTDAQSFLMEALGGIETIKGMGSERPVRLKWEKKYVKSLETQYRAQSFSILVGLGSQVLNSATTIVILWAGASLVLERELTIGQLMAFNALMGSVLGPLMGLVGLWSRMGDATVAMERLGDVLDVEPEQKPSDVAARVVLPDLQGELRLEHMYFRYGGEDTPYVLEDIDIDIKPGQLVAIVGRSGSGKTTLAKLLVGFYPPSEGKIIVDGYDMSVIDRNYYRAQVGYVMQSNLLFSGTIAENIASGDDSPDRRRVEEVAKMADAHAFISKLPLGYEQVVGERGVGLSGGQVQRLCIARALYHDPRLLVFDEATSALDTQSESNIMANMEAILAGRTAVIIAHRLSTIMRADKIVVLYEGKIVEQGRHDELLARRGMYYELVQKQLGTEMA, encoded by the coding sequence ATGGACTCAGTGGCGCAACAACAGCAATCCCCCGCTGAATTCCTGGCGGCCGTCGAAATCCTGTCCGTGTTCACCGCGGAGGAGCTGGAGCAGCTCGCCGCCGCGATCGAGACGCGCGCGTATGCCTTCGGCGACACCATCTGCAGCGCCGGCGACGCCGCCGACGGGCTGTACGTCATCCGCACCGGCTCCGTGCGCGTGTTCAGCGAGGAGCACGGCAAGGAAACCAGCATGGGCGTGCGCAAGACGGGCGAGGTATTCGCCGAGATCGCCATGCTGCGCAGCTACCGGCACGAGTTGTCGGCGCGCGCTGCGCTGAAGACGGAAGTCTGGTTCATCCCGCGCACGGCGATCGAACCGGTGGTCGCCCGCAATCCCGCCGCCCTCGACTTCATCAACAACTACGTGGCGGTCAGCGCGGCCGGCGGTTTGGTTGCGCGCCTGTTCGACCTGCGCGGCAAGGTCAGCAAGCCGGAACTGGACGATTTCGTGCGCAGCGTCGGCGTCAAGCGCGTGGGCGCCGGCAAGGAAATCCTGAAGCAGGGCTCGCGCGACGATCGCCGCCTGTACGTCGTCCGCCAGGGCAAAGTGCGGGTCGTGGTCCACGACAGTACCGACGAATTCGTGGTCGCCACGCTGGGGCCGGGCGAGATCTTCGGCGAGCGCGCCTCCCTGATGCGCCAGGAACAGCCCGCCACGGTGGTGGCCGTCACGGATGCCACCGTGCTGGTGATTCCGGAAAAGTCCGCGCATTTCATCCTGGAGCGCAATGCCAAGTTTCGGGAAGCCGTCGAGGACCGCATCCGCTTTTTCGAGCGCGAACTGCACCGCCAGAAAAAGCTGGCGGAGCGGCGCAAGCGCCCCGTCGTGCTCGACCTGGCTTCCCATCCGGAACACGGCGAAAACCTCATCAAGCGCTTCGCCTGGGTCGAGCAGGCCGAGGAAATGGATTGCGGTGCGGCCTGTCTCGCGATGCTGTGCCGCCATTACGGCATCAACATGACGCTCGGGAAGCTGCGGGAGCTGGCGAACGTGACGACGCAAGGCGCCACCCTGGACAGCCTCGCGCGCGCCGGCGAGGCCCTGGGCTTCGGCACGCGCGGCGTGCAATGCACCTACGACGCGCTGCTCGGCTTCGAACTGCCGTTCATCGTGCACTGGGAAGGCTATCACTACGTGGTCGTGTACGGCGTCTCGCCCGGCCAGGTATGGGTGGCCGACCCGGCGGTCGGCTTCAAGAAGCTGAGCGTGGAAGAGTTCGAGCGCGGCTGGAGCGGCACCTGCCTCGTGTTCACGCCGGGCGAGCAGCTGCAGCAGCTGACGGCGGCCCGCTCGCCATGGCTGCGCTTCGTCGGCTACCTGCGGCCATACAGGAAGATCCTGCTGCATCTGTTTCTCGCCACCTTCGTGATCCAGATGCTGGGGATCGTACCGCCGCTCATCATCCAGAACATCCTCGACGGTGTGCTGGTGCACCAGAACGTCGGCCTGCTGCACCTGCTGATCCTGGGCTTCGTCATCTCTACCGTGTTTACCCAGATCATGTCGACCCTGCGCGCCTACCTGTCCAACTACATGGTGCGCAACCTCGATTTTTCGATGATGGCGCAGTTCTTCAAGCACACGATGTCCTTGCCGTATTCCTTCTTTGCCAAGCGCAAGACCGGCGACATCCTCGCGCGCTTTTCGGAAAACCAGACGATCCGCGCCTTCCTCACCGAATCGACCGTGACCACACTGCTGAACCTGCTGATGGTGTTCATGTACTTCACCCTGCTGTTCTTCTACAACGTGAAGCTGACCCTGCTGCTGATCGGCTTCGTCATCCCGATCGTCGCGCTGACGGTGCTGGCGACGCCCCGCATCAAGGCGTACGCGCGCGAGGTGTTCTCCGCCTCGACCGATGCGCAATCCTTCCTGATGGAAGCACTGGGAGGCATCGAGACCATCAAGGGGATGGGCAGCGAGCGGCCCGTGCGCCTGAAGTGGGAAAAGAAATACGTGAAGTCGCTCGAGACGCAATACCGCGCGCAGTCGTTCAGCATCCTCGTCGGCCTCGGCAGCCAGGTGCTGAATTCAGCGACCACCATCGTGATCCTGTGGGCCGGCGCCAGCCTGGTGCTGGAGCGCGAGCTGACCATTGGGCAGCTGATGGCGTTCAATGCCCTGATGGGCAGCGTACTAGGACCGCTGATGGGGCTGGTCGGCCTGTGGAGCCGGATGGGCGACGCCACCGTCGCGATGGAGCGCCTCGGCGACGTGCTGGATGTCGAGCCGGAGCAGAAACCCAGCGACGTCGCGGCCCGCGTCGTGCTGCCGGACCTGCAGGGCGAGCTCAGGCTCGAGCACATGTATTTCCGCTACGGCGGCGAGGATACGCCCTACGTGCTCGAGGATATCGACATCGATATCAAGCCGGGCCAGCTCGTGGCCATCGTCGGGCGCAGCGGCTCGGGCAAGACGACGCTGGCAAAACTGCTGGTGGGTTTCTACCCGCCCAGCGAGGGCAAGATTATCGTCGACGGCTACGACATGAGCGTCATCGACCGGAATTACTACCGGGCCCAGGTGGGATATGTCATGCAGAGCAACCTGCTGTTTTCCGGCACCATCGCCGAGAATATCGCCAGCGGCGACGACAGCCCGGACCGCCGCCGCGTCGAGGAGGTGGCGAAGATGGCCGATGCCCATGCCTTCATCAGCAAGCTGCCGCTCGGCTACGAGCAGGTGGTGGGGGAGCGGGGCGTGGGCCTGTCCGGCGGCCAGGTGCAGCGCCTGTGCATTGCGCGCGCCCTGTACCACGATCCGCGCCTGTTGGTGTTCGATGAGGCGACCTCGGCGCTCGATACCCAGTCCGAGAGCAACATCATGGCGAACATGGAAGCGATCCTGGCGGGACGCACCGCCGTCATCATCGCCCACCGCCTCAGTACGATCATGCGGGCCGACAAGATCGTCGTGCTGTACGAGGGCAAGATCGTCGAGCAGGGGCGTCACGACGAATTGCTGGCGCGGCGCGGCATGTACTACGAACTGGTCCAGAAGCAGCTGGGCACGGAGATGGCATGA
- a CDS encoding MFS transporter, which yields MKSADHLTPSTTATATAAIANGSAAARWAISALFLLNGSAIGLWAAHVPVVQARAGIDTGTLGLLLLTIAGGALSAMPLSGWMAGRWGTRPVVLGAAWLLALTAALLMNVAGLAPLFLAAYAFGASNGVMDVSMNANASEVETARGIPTMSSFHGFYSLGGLLGAALGGVLIGAGLGDGRGALMAAVAIGAGAALCTPFVLRTAPSKHESHFALPRGPALFLGLLALLCFAVEGALVDWSALLLTERARAEPASAALGYSAFSIAMAACRFAGDRLVLRFGAVRVMVIGGLGMFCGLLLAVLSTRALLSACGLALIGLGAANVVPLLFSAAARTPGMSAGGGLATVATLGYAGLLLAPPLIGSLAAHTNIAVALGMLSLAGIVIAANARAVKR from the coding sequence ATGAAATCCGCCGACCACCTCACTCCCAGCACCACCGCCACCGCCACCGCCGCGATCGCCAATGGAAGCGCGGCGGCGCGCTGGGCCATCTCCGCCCTGTTCCTGCTGAACGGCAGCGCGATCGGCCTGTGGGCCGCGCACGTGCCGGTCGTGCAGGCGCGCGCCGGCATCGATACCGGCACCCTGGGCCTGCTGCTGCTGACGATCGCCGGCGGCGCGCTCTCCGCCATGCCCTTGTCCGGCTGGATGGCGGGGCGCTGGGGCACGCGTCCGGTGGTGCTGGGCGCGGCCTGGCTGCTGGCCCTCACCGCCGCGCTGCTGATGAACGTGGCGGGCCTGGCGCCGCTGTTCCTGGCCGCCTATGCCTTCGGCGCCAGCAACGGCGTGATGGACGTCTCGATGAACGCCAACGCCAGCGAGGTCGAGACGGCGCGCGGCATCCCGACCATGTCTTCCTTCCACGGCTTTTACAGCCTGGGCGGGCTGCTGGGCGCGGCCCTGGGCGGCGTCCTGATCGGCGCCGGTCTCGGCGATGGCCGCGGCGCGCTGATGGCGGCCGTGGCGATCGGCGCCGGCGCCGCGCTGTGTACGCCCTTCGTGCTGCGGACGGCGCCATCGAAGCACGAAAGCCACTTCGCCCTGCCGCGCGGGCCGGCGCTGTTCCTCGGCCTGCTCGCCCTGCTGTGCTTCGCGGTCGAGGGCGCGCTGGTCGACTGGAGCGCGCTGCTGCTGACCGAGCGCGCCAGGGCCGAACCGGCATCGGCGGCCCTCGGCTATTCGGCGTTCTCGATCGCGATGGCGGCCTGCCGCTTCGCGGGCGACCGCCTGGTGCTGCGCTTCGGGGCGGTGCGGGTGATGGTGATCGGCGGCCTCGGCATGTTCTGCGGCCTGCTGCTGGCCGTGCTCAGTACCCGGGCCCTGCTGTCGGCCTGCGGCCTGGCGCTGATCGGGCTGGGCGCCGCGAACGTGGTGCCGCTGCTGTTCTCGGCCGCCGCGCGCACGCCCGGCATGTCGGCCGGCGGCGGACTGGCGACTGTCGCCACGCTGGGCTATGCCGGACTGCTGCTGGCGCCGCCGCTGATCGGTTCGCTTGCCGCGCACACGAATATCGCGGTCGCGCTGGGGATGCTTTCCCTGGCGGGAATCGTGATCGCCGCGAATGCGCGGGCAGTAAAACGGTAG
- a CDS encoding sensor histidine kinase, with the protein MEHTTQHDIPTARMWRLYAIGWIVYLCILFFAVQVDDLRHGHFNWRNSGDILWSWPQAFVLALVWPLSGWIERRRLAVPLLFLVHLLSAAIYGIGSYWLLSTMLDTARPLSWYIWPVLYSMMTYVVIAAIFQTVRMGHARQRQAIAIQQAHTLLVASELNALRNKLNPHFLFNTLHSIIALTRRNPEAAETALFQFSDMLRYVLDTEKSGSDRVTLEDELRFVRDYLELESLRLGPRLKIEWEIDADAAGLPLPALSLQPLVENSIKHAFNPHSRPGLLRIRTRVDEAARLLTMSVGDDGPGADLAAVRQSNGLGIRTVERRLQLEYGPAGALRIETAPGSGFMVTMSIPLEAA; encoded by the coding sequence ATGGAACACACCACCCAGCACGACATCCCGACCGCCCGCATGTGGCGCCTGTACGCCATCGGCTGGATCGTCTATCTGTGCATCCTGTTCTTTGCGGTGCAGGTGGACGACTTGCGTCATGGTCATTTCAACTGGCGTAACAGCGGCGACATCCTCTGGAGTTGGCCGCAAGCCTTCGTCCTGGCCCTGGTCTGGCCGCTGAGCGGCTGGATCGAGCGCAGGCGCCTGGCCGTGCCGCTGCTGTTCCTGGTCCACCTGCTCAGCGCTGCCATCTACGGCATCGGCTCCTACTGGCTGCTGTCGACGATGCTCGACACCGCGCGACCCCTGTCCTGGTATATCTGGCCGGTGCTGTACAGCATGATGACCTATGTCGTGATCGCCGCGATCTTCCAGACGGTCCGCATGGGTCACGCGCGACAGCGCCAGGCCATCGCCATCCAGCAGGCCCATACCCTGCTGGTGGCGTCCGAGCTGAACGCGCTGCGCAACAAGCTGAATCCGCACTTCCTGTTCAACACCCTGCATTCCATCATCGCACTGACCCGCAGGAACCCGGAGGCCGCGGAGACCGCGCTCTTCCAGTTCTCCGACATGCTGCGCTACGTGCTCGACACGGAAAAGAGCGGCAGCGACCGCGTGACGCTGGAGGACGAGCTGCGCTTCGTGCGCGACTACCTCGAACTGGAGAGCCTGCGCCTGGGCCCGCGCCTGAAGATCGAATGGGAAATCGACGCCGACGCCGCCGGCCTGCCGCTGCCGGCGCTGTCGCTGCAGCCGCTGGTCGAGAACAGCATCAAGCATGCGTTCAATCCGCACAGCCGGCCGGGCCTGCTGCGCATCCGCACCCGCGTCGACGAGGCGGCCCGGCTTCTCACCATGAGCGTGGGCGACGATGGCCCCGGCGCCGACCTCGCCGCCGTCAGGCAGTCGAACGGCCTGGGTATCCGCACCGTCGAACGGCGCCTGCAGCTCGAGTACGGCCCGGCCGGTGCGCTGCGGATCGAGACCGCACCCGGATCCGGCTTCATGGTGACGATGTCGATCCCCCTCGAAGCGGCCTGA